Proteins encoded together in one Acanthochromis polyacanthus isolate Apoly-LR-REF ecotype Palm Island chromosome 12, KAUST_Apoly_ChrSc, whole genome shotgun sequence window:
- the ddx51 gene encoding ATP-dependent RNA helicase DDX51 — protein MSLFLVNRYLGEEEDGGTSKESRSQVLLAKLQQKAKERQKQSLIEQTEHQHEEQTEIQDVKKKRKADKDSVQEPHRHKKRKSDVVALHSSDSDNHDEPVEEKKKKKKSANEKQKKKKKDTSGSSAEGVSGTLVSGGDGPEDTGGQEEAEKDSSEQNSQKTSAPTGFTVLGGFDSKPAQKVHRVLPQWLAEPDVIHRDIKNNLVPISNISGLSAQLLKKLQNNRIQHFFPVQAEVIPAILESAQQGLLIGRGGYKPRDICVSAPTGSGKTLSFVIPVIEVLMERVVCAVRALAVLPTKELAQQVYKVFTSYAEGTAVKVVMLAGQKSFAAEEASLSEYRGGMRRSLADIVVATPGRLVDHINKNSGFCLEQLRFLIIDEADRMIDSMHQSWLSQVVKAVYRPGSGSETTSIFRRTEPAHITAASLSPPQMPLQKLLFSATLTQNPEKLQQLSLHQPRLFSSIHSQSNTTAAAPTPKQDRFDFPQGLTEYYVPCTLSNKPLLILHFILRMKLSPVLCFTNSRENAHRLYLLLELFGGIQVAEFSSRLSPGERKKTLKGFEQGKIQLLISTDAAARGIDINGVKCVINYDAPQYIRTYIHRVGRTARAGKAGLAFTFLLRVQEKNFLQMVVDAGSPGIQKQMVKPENLKSLEVRYEQTLQELADVIKEEKNKK, from the exons ATGTCCCTGTTTCTGGTCAACAG GTATCtaggagaggaagaagatggaggCACTTCAAAGGAGTCTCGGTCTCAGGTGTTACTGGCTAAACTGCAGCAGAAGGCAAAAGAAAGGCAGAAGCAGAGTCTGATAGAACAGACAGAACACCAGCATGAAGAACAGACAGAAATACAggatgttaaaaagaaaagaaaagctgacAAAGACAGCGTTCAAGAGCCTCACCGCCACAAAAAGAGGAAATCCGATGTTGTAGCTTTGCACAGTTCAGACTCTGATAACCATGATGAGCCTgttgaagagaaaaagaagaaaaagaaaagtgcaaatgagaaacaaaagaagaagaagaaggataCGTCag GCAGTTCAGCTGAAGGCGTTTCAGGCACTCTTGTGAGTGGAGGAGATGGACCAGAAGACACAGGAGGAcaagaggaggcagagaaggaCTCTTCAGAACAAAACTCACAGAAGACTTCTGCTCCAACTGGATTCACAGTTCTGGGGGGGTTTGACAGTAAGCCTGCCCAGAAG GTCCACAGAGTACTACCTCAGTGGCTTGCAGAGCCTGATGTGATtcacagagacattaaaaacaacCTGGTTCCCATCAGTAACATCTCAGGACTTTCAGCTCAGCTCCTGAAAAAACTACAGAATAAtagaattcaacatttttttccag TGCAAGCGGAGGTCATCCCTGCCATCTTGGAGAGCGCGCAGCAGGGCCTGCTGATTGGACGAGGCGGCTACAAGCCCAGAGACATCTGTGTGTCTGCACCAACAGGAAGTGGCAAGACACTTTCATTTGTCATACCTGTCATAGAG GTGCTGATGGAGCGGGTAGTGTGTGCAGTCCGGGCTTTAGCCGTGTTGCCGACCAAAGAGCTCGCCCAGCAG GTTTACAAAGTGTTCACATCATATGCTGAGGGAACCGCTGTCAAAGTGGTGATGCTGGCTGGTCAGAAGTCCTTTGCTGCAGAGGAGGCTTCACTCTCGGAGTACAG AGGGGGCATGAGACGCAGCCTGGCAGACATCGTTGTTGCCACTCCAGGTCGACTGGTAGATCACATCAACAAGAACTCAGGGTTTTGTCTGGAACAGCTCCGGTTTCTT ATCATTGACGAAGCCGACAGGATGATTGACAGCATGCACCAGTCGTGGCTCAGTCAGGTGGTAAAGGCGGTGTACCGACCAGGAAGTGGATCAGAAACCACGTCCATCTTCAGGAGGACAGAGCCAGCTCATATCACAGCAGCCAG TCTTTCTCCACCTCAGATGCCGCTGCAGAAGCTCCTGTTTTCTGCAACACTCACACAGAACcctgagaagctgcagcagctcagcctCCACCAGCCCCGACTCTTTAGCTCCATCCACAGTCAGTCCAACACCACAGCAGCAGCCCCCACCCCGAAGCAAGACCGCTTCGACTTCCCCCAAGGCCTCACG GAATATTATGTGCCCTGCACGTTAAGCAATAAgcccctcctcatcctccactTCATCCTGCGTATGAAGCTCAGCCCCGTCCTCTGCTTCACCAACTCCAGAGAGAATGCTCACAG ACTTtacctgctgctggagctctTTGGTGGAATTCAGGTTGCTGAGTTCTCTTCCCGACTTTCTCCCGGTGAGAGGAAGAAGACGCTGAAGGGCTTCGAACAGGGAAAGATCCAACT GTTGATCAGCACAGACGCAGCTGCCCGCGGAATCGACATCAACGGGGTCAAATGTGTTATCAATTATGATGCACCACAGTACATCAGGACCTACATTCACAG gGTTGGAAGAACAGCAAGAGCAGGAAAAGCAGGCCTGGCCTTCACCTTCCTGCTGAGAGTACAG GAGAAAAACTTTCTTCAGATGGTGGTGGATGCAGGAAGCCCCGGGATTCAAAAGCAGATGGTTAAACCAGAGAACCTGAAGAGTTTGGAAGTCCGGTATGAACAAACCCTGCAGGAGCTGGCTGATGTGATCAAG